A stretch of Sulfuricurvum sp. DNA encodes these proteins:
- the motA gene encoding flagellar motor stator protein MotA, translating to MDLTTILGILGAMASISIGDLMEGGNPVHVVHITSLIIIIPTTLLASMVSTDPEYIKGAWKNVGMNFKKSPVNLEERIKEIIELALMARRDGLLSLEKRVAELDNEFLKQGLSMAVDGNEIDTISETLEAVIEETEHYYHGCAHYWILAGETSPVMGLVGAVLGLILALQKLDNPAEMAEGIAGAFTATVTGIFGAYVLIGPMGNKMKAKSHHIVKEQKVMLEGIIGIVHGDNPRTLEAKLLNFLSPAEEKHSQFN from the coding sequence GTGGATTTAACGACGATTTTGGGGATATTAGGGGCTATGGCATCCATCTCTATCGGAGATTTGATGGAGGGGGGAAATCCTGTCCATGTTGTCCATATTACCTCTTTGATTATTATTATTCCAACGACACTCTTGGCTTCAATGGTGAGTACAGACCCCGAATACATCAAAGGGGCTTGGAAAAATGTAGGGATGAATTTTAAAAAATCTCCCGTTAATTTAGAAGAGCGTATTAAAGAGATTATTGAATTAGCACTCATGGCACGACGTGATGGACTTCTTTCGTTAGAAAAAAGGGTTGCGGAACTTGATAATGAGTTTTTGAAGCAAGGGCTTAGTATGGCTGTTGATGGAAATGAGATCGATACAATTTCAGAAACCCTTGAAGCAGTGATTGAAGAGACGGAACATTATTATCATGGGTGTGCGCACTATTGGATTCTCGCAGGAGAAACTTCACCCGTTATGGGGCTAGTAGGGGCAGTTTTGGGTCTTATTCTTGCTCTTCAAAAACTTGACAACCCGGCAGAAATGGCTGAAGGGATTGCTGGGGCATTTACTGCAACCGTTACAGGGATCTTCGGTGCATACGTTTTGATCGGTCCGATGGGAAATAAGATGAAAGCTAAATCGCATCATATAGTCAAAGAGCAAAAAGTGATGCTAGAGGGGATTATTGGCATCGTTCATGGCGATAATCCGCGTACACTTGAGGCGAAACTCCTCAATTTCCTCTCCCCAGCGGAAGAGAAACACAGCCAATTCAACTGA